A DNA window from Sulfitobacter sp. BSw21498 contains the following coding sequences:
- a CDS encoding DsbA family oxidoreductase, translating to MTQASPTTLALQIDIVSDVMCPWCIVGYRQLEQALAALNIGAFIRWHPFELNPQMGPEGQNLVEHIAEKYGASPEQSAQNRAHLTQIGSQLGIDFQFDAESRIVNSFAAHQLLDWAQDQNLQHPLKLALFEAHFTAGLDVSDPKVLVDVAAQVGLDRDEARQVLDGKSHVERVRERQSVWTSQGISGVPSMVFAGKYLVTGAQGVDNYVQILEKVVKEMSAA from the coding sequence ATGACCCAAGCGAGCCCAACCACCCTTGCCCTTCAGATCGATATTGTCTCTGATGTCATGTGTCCTTGGTGTATTGTCGGGTATCGCCAGCTAGAACAGGCGTTAGCTGCCTTGAACATCGGTGCTTTCATTCGCTGGCATCCGTTCGAGCTGAACCCCCAAATGGGCCCAGAGGGTCAAAACCTAGTGGAGCATATTGCCGAAAAATATGGCGCATCGCCCGAGCAGTCCGCTCAGAATCGTGCCCATCTTACTCAAATCGGTTCTCAACTTGGGATTGATTTTCAATTTGATGCGGAGAGCCGTATCGTCAACAGCTTTGCAGCCCACCAATTGCTGGATTGGGCACAAGATCAAAACCTTCAGCATCCACTGAAGCTCGCTCTGTTCGAAGCACATTTCACCGCGGGCTTGGATGTCTCTGACCCTAAAGTGCTTGTCGACGTTGCAGCTCAGGTTGGACTGGACCGTGATGAAGCGCGGCAGGTTCTGGACGGCAAAAGCCACGTTGAACGCGTTCGCGAGCGGCAATCGGTCTGGACATCCCAGGGAATCTCAGGCGTTCCGTCGATGGTTTTCGCCGGAAAATACCTGGTTACCGGTGCGCAGGGTGTCGATAACTATGTGCAAATTCTAGAAAAGGTCGTCAAAGAAATGAGTGCCGCATAA